A region from the Ralstonia pickettii genome encodes:
- a CDS encoding tautomerase family protein: MPLVQVSLRRGKSAAYHQAIFDGVYRAMRETFNVPEDDRFMTLTEHDASTFSVSPTYFGIARSDDVVIIQITANNTRNREQKQALYRRIVELLGEEPGIRPEDVFISLVEVLPENWSFGNGLAQYAQ, encoded by the coding sequence ATGCCTCTCGTTCAAGTGTCGCTGCGGCGCGGCAAGTCTGCCGCTTATCACCAGGCCATTTTCGACGGCGTCTATCGCGCCATGCGCGAGACCTTCAACGTGCCGGAAGACGACCGCTTCATGACGCTCACCGAGCACGACGCCAGCACCTTCAGCGTCAGCCCGACGTACTTTGGCATCGCGCGTAGCGACGACGTTGTGATCATCCAGATCACTGCCAACAACACGCGCAACCGCGAGCAGAAGCAGGCCCTCTATCGCCGCATCGTCGAGCTGCTGGGCGAGGAGCCCGGCATACGGCCCGAAGACGTATTCATCAGCCTCGTGGAGGTGCTGCCCGAGAACTGGTCGTTCGGCAACGGTCTCGCGCAGTACGCGCAATGA
- a CDS encoding LysR family transcriptional regulator: MKMLDMEAVQAFVLTADLKSFTRAAEAMDSTQSAVSLKIKRLEDALGRRLLERTPRLVRLSQDGSAFLVAARELVAAHEGALGAFGVERRRLSVGISHHIVGAELPRLLRQMGLAEPALTLEIRIASSWEILDIFESGALDAAIVLRHDNRRTDGEVLMEEPFGWMAAPDFEHRAGEPIRLANQADTCRIRQMAVATLEDAGIPWQEVFVGGGVATIGAAAAAGLAVAALSRRVAPPGTVDMGAALGLPPLPPRSVVLHSRLTDSVAKKALRTFASTLRATAGR; the protein is encoded by the coding sequence ATGAAGATGCTGGATATGGAGGCCGTCCAGGCCTTCGTGTTGACCGCCGATCTGAAGAGCTTCACGCGCGCGGCGGAGGCCATGGACTCCACGCAATCCGCGGTGAGCCTGAAGATCAAGCGGCTGGAAGATGCGCTGGGCCGCCGGCTTCTGGAACGCACGCCGCGCCTCGTGCGGCTGTCTCAGGATGGCTCCGCCTTTCTGGTAGCGGCGCGCGAACTGGTGGCCGCGCACGAAGGCGCGCTCGGCGCGTTTGGCGTGGAACGGCGGCGGCTGTCGGTCGGGATCAGCCATCACATCGTCGGCGCTGAACTGCCACGGCTGCTCCGCCAGATGGGCTTGGCCGAACCTGCATTGACGCTGGAGATCCGCATCGCCAGTTCGTGGGAGATCCTCGACATTTTCGAGAGCGGCGCGTTGGATGCGGCCATCGTACTGCGCCACGACAACCGCCGCACCGATGGCGAAGTCCTCATGGAAGAACCGTTCGGCTGGATGGCTGCGCCCGACTTCGAACACCGCGCCGGCGAGCCCATTCGCCTGGCAAATCAAGCGGACACATGCCGCATACGGCAGATGGCAGTCGCCACGCTGGAAGACGCGGGCATTCCCTGGCAGGAGGTGTTTGTGGGCGGCGGTGTGGCCACCATCGGGGCGGCCGCGGCAGCGGGCCTCGCCGTGGCGGCCCTCAGCCGCCGCGTGGCGCCGCCCGGCACAGTGGACATGGGCGCTGCGCTCGGCCTTCCTCCGCTTCCACCACGCAGCGTGGTGCTGCATTCCCGTTTGACCGATTCTGTGGCGAAGAAGGCGCTGCGCACGTTCGCGTCCACCTTGCGGGCCACGGCGGGGCGTTAG
- a CDS encoding AraC family transcriptional regulator, which produces MKPRTQHDYHRRIARVIQAILADPAAPHTVQSLAAVAHLSPFHFHRIYRALTGEGVFETVQRMRLAQAARRLSGAEDSVTDVALNVGYGSPQAFARAFREFTGVSPRAFQTRQQALNVRSADTEDLPPIELIEQPPLHALCLRHDGPVATIRQTFITLRQLLGIDMESADAPDRIGICNGDPETPGSFEYFAGVILDAPRAVTGPLLPMRIEGGLYACHRLIGPYALIAPTMQALYGGCLPSYGFEPDDRPALELYRSPGRHHPPRACVTDLMIPIRKE; this is translated from the coding sequence ATGAAACCGCGCACTCAACACGATTACCACCGCCGCATCGCCCGCGTGATCCAGGCGATCCTGGCCGACCCCGCCGCGCCACATACTGTGCAGAGTCTGGCCGCGGTGGCCCACCTGTCGCCGTTTCACTTCCATCGCATCTACCGGGCGCTGACCGGCGAAGGCGTGTTCGAGACCGTCCAGCGCATGCGGCTGGCGCAGGCCGCGCGGCGTTTGAGCGGCGCAGAAGATTCCGTCACCGACGTCGCGCTCAACGTCGGCTATGGCAGCCCGCAGGCATTCGCGCGCGCCTTTCGCGAGTTCACGGGCGTAAGCCCGCGCGCCTTCCAGACCCGGCAGCAAGCGCTGAATGTGCGCAGCGCCGATACGGAAGACCTGCCGCCCATCGAGCTGATCGAGCAGCCGCCTTTGCACGCGCTCTGCCTGCGCCACGACGGCCCCGTCGCAACCATCCGCCAGACGTTCATCACGTTGCGGCAACTGCTCGGCATCGACATGGAATCGGCGGATGCACCCGATCGCATTGGCATCTGCAACGGCGACCCCGAAACGCCCGGCTCCTTTGAGTATTTCGCGGGCGTCATCCTCGATGCGCCGCGCGCCGTCACCGGGCCCTTGCTCCCGATGCGCATCGAAGGCGGTCTCTACGCTTGCCACCGGCTGATCGGTCCTTACGCGCTGATCGCGCCGACCATGCAGGCGCTCTACGGCGGCTGCCTCCCAAGCTACGGCTTTGAACCGGACGACCGGCCGGCACTTGAGTTGTATCGCAGCCCAGGGCGGCACCACCCGCCGCGTGCCTGCGTGACCGATCTGATGATCCCCATCCGCAAGGAGTAG
- a CDS encoding alpha/beta hydrolase family protein: MLHRWLAAALAAVVMGAAHGGPADAPAAPFHVGETTRTFHPQAERHWRGARTQALITNIWYPVDISVPEVSHNVDAPGRSPFRMQPSAGEAPVASTQAQHPLLLLSHGTGGTAGSLDWMAAALAANGYIVAGVNHPGNTALEPLTREGFMLWWERATDVSEVLDGVLADPVLGAHVDRTRIGAVGFSLGGYTVLELAGARTDVPAFMAFCGSPQADAICHPPEMARAQINPTVDTTRSPQAEASLARSGASYRDARIKAVFAMAPALGMAMDATSLGNISIPVSLMAGDADVTVPVDTNVRRVAKMLPKADLLLVPGASHYTFMDTCLPGAAPHVPLLCKDNPGVDRDAVHAEAVRRALDFFGAALPGQT; encoded by the coding sequence ATGCTGCACCGTTGGCTTGCCGCCGCGCTGGCGGCCGTCGTCATGGGCGCTGCCCATGGCGGTCCGGCAGACGCACCCGCTGCGCCGTTTCACGTGGGCGAAACCACCCGCACGTTCCACCCGCAGGCTGAACGCCATTGGCGCGGGGCACGCACGCAGGCGCTCATCACCAACATCTGGTATCCGGTGGACATTTCCGTGCCGGAGGTTTCGCACAACGTCGATGCGCCGGGCCGGTCGCCCTTCCGCATGCAGCCATCTGCCGGCGAAGCGCCCGTCGCGTCAACGCAGGCGCAACATCCGCTGCTGCTGCTTTCGCACGGCACGGGCGGCACGGCGGGCAGCCTCGATTGGATGGCCGCTGCGCTGGCCGCGAACGGCTACATCGTCGCGGGCGTGAATCATCCGGGCAACACGGCGCTGGAACCGCTCACGCGCGAAGGCTTCATGCTGTGGTGGGAGCGCGCCACTGACGTGAGCGAAGTGCTGGATGGCGTGCTCGCCGATCCCGTATTGGGCGCGCATGTCGATCGCACGCGCATCGGCGCCGTGGGCTTTTCGTTGGGTGGCTATACGGTGCTCGAACTTGCCGGCGCACGCACGGATGTCCCGGCGTTCATGGCGTTCTGCGGCTCGCCGCAGGCCGACGCGATCTGCCATCCACCCGAGATGGCCCGCGCGCAGATCAACCCGACCGTCGACACGACAAGATCACCGCAGGCGGAAGCGTCCCTCGCCCGCTCCGGTGCGTCTTACCGCGACGCACGCATCAAAGCCGTTTTTGCGATGGCGCCGGCACTGGGCATGGCGATGGACGCCACGTCGCTTGGCAACATCAGCATCCCGGTCTCGCTGATGGCCGGAGACGCGGATGTCACCGTGCCCGTCGACACCAACGTGCGCCGCGTCGCCAAGATGCTGCCCAAGGCCGATCTGCTGCTGGTGCCGGGCGCGTCGCATTACACGTTCATGGATACGTGCCTGCCGGGGGCCGCACCCCATGTGCCGCTGCTGTGCAAGGACAACCCGGGCGTCGACCGTGATGCGGTGCATGCCGAGGCCGTGCGCCGGGCGCTGGATTTCTTCGGGGCGGCGCTGCCCGGTCAGACCTGA
- a CDS encoding beta-ketoacyl-ACP synthase III produces the protein MYDVVISGTGLWVAPEVITNEELVASYNAYTQRYNAQHAEAIAAGELTALAESSAEFIEKASGIRQRYVIDKAGVLDPTRMRPRLTPRPDDALSLQAEIGVAAARDALAAAGRDAAEVDMLLCATSNFQRPYPALGVEIQNGIGAGGYAFDMNVACSSATFGLEQAINAVRSGTARAALVVSPEITSGHLDWKDRDCHFIFGDVCTAVLVERAEDTRSADAWRVLGTKCATSFSNNIRNNAGYLSRSEDRNPDDRDQLFHQEGRKVFKEVCPMAAEHIAGHLQQLGHVPADVRRFWLHQANLAMNQLIGKRLLGHDASADEAPVILDEFANTASAGSIIAFHRHRADLKSGDLGMICSFGAGYSIGSVAVQKR, from the coding sequence ATGTACGACGTCGTTATCAGCGGCACGGGCCTGTGGGTCGCGCCCGAGGTCATCACCAACGAGGAGCTGGTCGCCTCCTACAACGCCTACACTCAGCGCTACAACGCGCAGCACGCCGAAGCGATCGCCGCGGGCGAGCTGACGGCGCTGGCGGAATCGTCGGCGGAGTTTATCGAGAAGGCTTCAGGCATTCGCCAGCGTTACGTGATCGACAAGGCCGGTGTGCTGGACCCAACGCGCATGCGCCCGCGTCTGACGCCGCGCCCCGACGATGCGCTGTCGCTGCAGGCTGAGATTGGCGTGGCGGCCGCGCGCGATGCCTTGGCCGCTGCCGGCCGCGATGCCGCCGAGGTCGACATGCTGCTGTGCGCAACGTCCAACTTCCAGCGGCCGTATCCGGCACTGGGCGTGGAGATCCAGAACGGCATTGGCGCGGGCGGCTACGCGTTCGACATGAACGTCGCGTGCTCGTCGGCCACCTTCGGGCTGGAGCAGGCCATCAATGCGGTGCGCAGCGGCACGGCGCGGGCGGCGCTGGTCGTGAGCCCCGAGATCACCTCCGGCCACCTCGATTGGAAAGACCGCGACTGCCACTTCATCTTCGGCGACGTGTGCACGGCCGTGCTGGTCGAGCGCGCGGAAGACACACGCTCCGCCGACGCCTGGCGCGTGCTCGGCACCAAGTGCGCGACGAGCTTTTCCAACAACATCCGCAACAACGCCGGCTACCTCTCGCGCAGCGAAGACCGCAACCCGGACGACCGCGATCAGCTCTTCCACCAAGAGGGCCGCAAGGTCTTCAAGGAAGTCTGCCCGATGGCCGCCGAGCACATTGCCGGCCATCTGCAGCAACTCGGCCATGTCCCGGCTGACGTGCGCCGCTTCTGGCTGCACCAGGCCAACCTGGCAATGAACCAGCTGATCGGCAAGCGCCTGCTTGGGCACGATGCATCGGCCGACGAAGCGCCGGTGATTCTGGATGAGTTCGCCAACACCGCATCGGCGGGGTCGATCATCGCGTTCCACCGCCACCGTGCCGACCTGAAGTCGGGCGACCTGGGCATGATCTGCTCGTTTGGCGCGGGCTATTCGATCGGCAGCGTGGCGGTGCAGAAGCGGTAA
- a CDS encoding M20/M25/M40 family metallo-hydrolase encodes MKPSRLAVAALLLCATGLSCAADANPKVLSAAEGYRGDALQLLERLVNIDSGTGNEAGLSQIGTIVTDELRKAGAQVETVSAAPAAGNNILATWKGSGKTRILLMAHMDTVFKDGTARAKPFYIKDKRAYGPGVMDDKGGVVAGLYAMKILQQLDFKQYGQVTLLLNTNEETGSKGTRALIEREAKQHDVTLNLEPGRPADGLVVWRKGSGTAEIDIKGKAAHAGVAPESGRNAGNELAHQVLQVGKLGDSAKQTTFNVTVLKAGDATNVIPDHATAYADVRVAVPEEFDRVERDLTRVSANKLIAETEVKTSLVRSFPPMPRNAASDQLAAKAQAIYAEIGRKLTLEGSGGAADSSLSAGVGTPTLDGFGIVGGGIHTPEEYAEVESVVPRLYLLSRMIMEVAANK; translated from the coding sequence ATGAAACCGTCCCGCCTTGCCGTTGCTGCGCTGTTGCTGTGTGCCACAGGTCTGTCTTGTGCCGCCGATGCCAATCCCAAGGTGCTGTCCGCCGCCGAGGGCTACCGCGGCGACGCACTGCAATTGCTCGAGCGCCTGGTGAACATCGATTCGGGCACGGGCAACGAAGCGGGACTGAGCCAGATTGGCACCATCGTCACCGACGAACTGCGCAAGGCTGGCGCCCAGGTGGAAACGGTGTCCGCCGCGCCGGCAGCGGGCAACAACATCCTGGCGACCTGGAAGGGCTCCGGCAAGACGCGCATTCTGCTGATGGCGCATATGGACACCGTCTTCAAGGACGGCACCGCACGCGCCAAGCCGTTTTACATCAAGGACAAGCGCGCCTACGGCCCCGGCGTGATGGACGACAAGGGCGGCGTAGTGGCGGGTTTGTATGCGATGAAGATCCTGCAGCAGCTCGACTTCAAGCAATACGGGCAGGTCACGCTGCTGCTCAACACGAACGAGGAAACCGGCTCCAAGGGCACGCGCGCGTTGATCGAGCGCGAAGCGAAGCAGCATGACGTGACGCTCAACCTGGAACCGGGCCGGCCCGCCGATGGGCTGGTCGTGTGGCGCAAGGGCAGCGGCACGGCGGAGATCGACATCAAAGGCAAGGCCGCGCACGCCGGCGTGGCGCCCGAATCCGGTCGTAACGCCGGCAACGAACTGGCGCACCAGGTGCTGCAAGTCGGCAAGCTGGGCGACAGTGCCAAGCAGACGACTTTCAACGTGACGGTGCTCAAGGCGGGCGACGCGACCAACGTCATCCCCGACCATGCAACGGCGTACGCCGACGTGCGCGTGGCCGTGCCGGAGGAATTCGACCGCGTGGAGCGCGACCTGACGCGCGTGTCGGCCAACAAGCTGATCGCCGAGACGGAAGTGAAGACCTCGCTGGTGCGCAGCTTCCCGCCGATGCCGCGCAATGCGGCGTCCGACCAACTGGCCGCCAAGGCGCAAGCCATCTACGCCGAGATCGGCCGCAAGCTCACGCTGGAGGGCAGCGGCGGCGCGGCCGATTCCAGCCTGTCGGCGGGTGTCGGTACGCCCACGCTGGATGGCTTCGGGATTGTTGGCGGCGGCATCCACACGCCGGAGGAATACGCGGAAGTGGAGAGCGTCGTGCCGCGCCTTTATCTGCTCTCGCGGATGATCATGGAGGTTGCGGCGAACAAGTAG
- a CDS encoding histidine phosphatase family protein — protein sequence MAELYLVRHGQASFGAADYDRLSERGEQQSVWLGEYFARQDIVFDRVICGTLRRHNQTVDGILRGMGISGTAVEQHAGLNEYDFQGLFAALGEDFPELTQLASGSMRDHYRALKKVLHLWSDDKIRGPLPETWAAFQQRVADARAAIQAGAGQRVLAISSGGPIAVTAQQVLAAPPTTAIALNLQIRNSSVSQYFFNAESFQLATFNGIPHLDDPARRAFQTYG from the coding sequence ATGGCGGAGCTTTATCTCGTACGGCACGGACAGGCCTCGTTTGGCGCTGCAGATTACGACCGGCTCTCCGAGCGCGGCGAGCAGCAGAGCGTCTGGCTTGGTGAATATTTTGCGCGGCAGGACATTGTTTTTGATCGCGTCATCTGCGGCACCTTGCGCCGACACAACCAGACCGTCGACGGCATCCTGCGCGGCATGGGCATTTCCGGCACGGCGGTTGAGCAGCATGCCGGGCTGAACGAATACGACTTCCAGGGCCTCTTTGCCGCGCTGGGCGAGGATTTTCCGGAGCTGACGCAGTTGGCCTCGGGCTCGATGCGCGATCACTACCGGGCGCTCAAGAAGGTGCTGCATCTATGGTCGGACGACAAGATCCGCGGGCCCCTTCCTGAAACGTGGGCCGCCTTCCAGCAACGCGTGGCCGACGCCCGCGCGGCCATCCAGGCAGGCGCCGGGCAGCGTGTGCTGGCGATCAGTTCCGGCGGCCCCATTGCGGTGACCGCGCAGCAGGTGCTGGCCGCACCGCCCACCACCGCCATTGCGCTGAACCTGCAGATCCGCAACAGCAGCGTCTCGCAGTATTTCTTCAACGCCGAATCGTTCCAGTTGGCCACTTTCAACGGCATCCCGCATCTGGACGATCCGGCCCGACGCGCGTTCCAGACGTACGGCTGA
- a CDS encoding SDR family oxidoreductase has translation MSTNLFDLTGKIALVTGASRGIGEEIAKLLAEQGAHVIVSSRKLADCEVVAERIREAGGKAEALACHVGRMEDIAAAFDTIRRTHGRLDILINNAAANPHFGHILDTDLAAYEKTVEVNIRGYFFMSVEAGKMMKAQGGGAIVNTASVNALHPGDKQGIYSITKAAVAHMTRAFAKECGPFGIRVNALLPGLTKTKFAGALFEDKATYDRWISEIPLRRHAEPREMAGTVLYLVSDAASYTNGECIVVDGGMTV, from the coding sequence ATGAGCACGAACCTGTTCGACCTGACCGGAAAGATCGCCCTGGTTACCGGCGCCAGCCGCGGCATTGGCGAAGAGATTGCCAAGCTGCTGGCAGAACAAGGCGCGCACGTGATCGTGTCGAGCCGCAAGCTGGCCGACTGCGAAGTCGTGGCAGAACGCATCCGTGAAGCCGGCGGCAAGGCGGAAGCCCTCGCCTGCCACGTCGGGCGCATGGAAGACATTGCCGCGGCGTTCGACACCATCCGCCGCACGCACGGCCGGCTCGACATTCTCATCAACAACGCGGCGGCCAACCCGCACTTCGGCCACATCCTCGACACGGATCTGGCGGCGTACGAGAAGACTGTTGAGGTGAACATCCGCGGCTACTTCTTCATGTCGGTTGAAGCCGGCAAGATGATGAAGGCGCAGGGCGGCGGCGCGATCGTCAATACCGCGTCGGTCAACGCGCTGCACCCGGGCGACAAGCAAGGCATCTACTCCATCACCAAGGCCGCCGTGGCCCACATGACGCGCGCGTTCGCCAAGGAATGCGGGCCGTTCGGCATTCGCGTGAATGCCCTGCTGCCGGGTCTGACGAAGACCAAGTTCGCGGGCGCGCTCTTTGAAGACAAGGCCACGTACGACCGCTGGATCAGCGAGATCCCACTGCGCCGCCACGCCGAGCCGCGCGAGATGGCCGGCACGGTGCTCTACCTCGTGTCTGATGCAGCGAGCTACACCAATGGCGAGTGCATCGTCGTCGACGGCGGCATGACGGTCTGA
- a CDS encoding glycerate kinase type-2 family protein, with product MDPSLLLRKMFDAAIDAALPASNLAAHLPEAPAGRLIVIGAGKASAAMARAVETHWKGPLSGLVVTRYGYAVPCERIEIAEAAHPVPDAAGMDAAKRMLSLVGNLSASDTVLCLISGGGSALLPLPIDGVTLQDKQAVSRALLKSGASISEMNCVRRHLSGIKGGRLAAACHPAKVVTLLISDVPGDDPCDIASGPTVGDPTTCADALAILQRYRIDVPKPVLEALESGRGESLFPDDSRLAGNTVRMVATPQMALEAAAAVARAAGIPTHILGNAIEGEARDVGAVMAGIARQVRLHGQPFSAPCVLLSGGETTVTVRGNGRGGRNVEFLLALGISLAGEPGIYAMAGDTDGVDGQQEIAGAVLTPDSLREARALGIQPREALDNNDGHGFFGALGASVVTGPTFTNVNDFRAVLVL from the coding sequence ATGGACCCAAGTTTGCTGTTGCGAAAGATGTTTGACGCCGCGATCGATGCAGCGCTGCCGGCGAGCAACCTTGCGGCGCATCTGCCCGAGGCGCCCGCCGGTCGCTTGATCGTCATCGGTGCCGGCAAGGCATCTGCAGCCATGGCGCGCGCCGTTGAGACACATTGGAAAGGCCCACTCAGCGGCCTGGTGGTGACTCGTTACGGTTACGCCGTGCCGTGCGAGCGCATCGAGATTGCCGAGGCCGCACACCCAGTGCCCGACGCTGCCGGGATGGATGCCGCAAAGCGGATGCTGTCGCTGGTCGGCAACCTGAGCGCGAGCGACACCGTGCTGTGTCTGATCTCGGGTGGTGGGTCGGCGCTGCTGCCGTTGCCGATCGATGGCGTTACGCTGCAGGACAAGCAGGCCGTGAGCCGCGCGCTGCTCAAATCTGGCGCAAGCATCAGCGAGATGAATTGCGTGCGCCGGCACCTGTCAGGCATCAAAGGTGGACGCCTGGCGGCAGCATGCCATCCGGCCAAGGTCGTCACACTGCTGATCTCCGATGTGCCGGGCGACGATCCCTGCGACATCGCCTCCGGCCCGACGGTCGGCGATCCCACGACGTGTGCGGATGCGCTGGCGATCCTGCAGCGTTACCGGATCGACGTGCCGAAACCGGTGCTCGAGGCGCTCGAAAGTGGGCGCGGCGAATCCCTCTTTCCAGACGACTCGCGCCTGGCGGGCAACACCGTGCGCATGGTCGCCACGCCCCAGATGGCGCTGGAAGCCGCTGCCGCGGTGGCGCGCGCGGCCGGAATCCCCACGCACATTCTCGGCAACGCGATTGAAGGCGAGGCGCGCGACGTCGGGGCGGTCATGGCAGGCATTGCGCGGCAAGTCCGGCTGCACGGCCAGCCATTTTCTGCACCGTGCGTTTTGCTGTCTGGCGGTGAAACGACCGTCACTGTCCGTGGTAATGGCCGTGGTGGGCGCAATGTCGAGTTCCTATTGGCCCTTGGTATTTCACTCGCGGGCGAACCCGGCATCTACGCAATGGCTGGCGACACCGATGGCGTGGACGGTCAGCAAGAGATTGCTGGTGCAGTGCTCACTCCCGATTCGCTCCGCGAAGCGAGGGCGCTCGGCATCCAGCCGCGCGAAGCGCTCGACAACAATGACGGGCACGGCTTCTTTGGCGCCTTGGGCGCATCTGTCGTGACGGGCCCGACCTTCACGAACGTCAATGACTTTCGCGCCGTGCTCGTTTTATGA
- a CDS encoding MFS transporter: MKMKIKGLRWWMIGLLTLGTVMNYLARSSLGVAAPTVMQSLHITTQHYGWITGAFLVMYPIGAPLTGYLMDRIGLRFGFLLCGVAWSLICIAHGFVSGWIGLFVLRGMLGLVEGAFIPAGMRATAYWFPARERGFAAGTFNLGASVGAIMAPPLIAWSILKYDWETAFIIAGALSLGWAGLWLIFYRHPDAHPALTKEEADYIAAGQVEDQTIGANDRVAQAKDGGRPTIRHILSQRNFWGIALPRFFADPVWGTLVYWMPLYLYQARGFDLKTIALTAWLPFVAADFGCMMGGTISAYLNKRFGVAIVDGKRVAFSLGAVLMIGMAGVGFVKDPAVAIFLLCLGGFAHQTLSISVISLSADLFPKHEVATVTGMASFVAGIGNLSFTLLIGGLVSSIGYTPFFVALGCGDLIGMALLWTLVRHRAPAQSRNLSSAANA, translated from the coding sequence ATGAAAATGAAAATCAAGGGACTGCGCTGGTGGATGATCGGCCTGCTGACGCTCGGTACGGTCATGAACTATCTGGCGCGCAGCTCGCTGGGCGTGGCCGCACCCACGGTCATGCAGAGCCTGCATATCACCACGCAGCACTACGGATGGATTACCGGTGCCTTCCTGGTCATGTATCCGATTGGCGCGCCGCTGACCGGGTATCTGATGGATCGCATCGGCCTGCGCTTCGGTTTCTTGCTGTGCGGTGTCGCATGGTCGCTCATCTGTATCGCGCATGGGTTCGTAAGCGGCTGGATCGGGCTGTTCGTGCTGCGTGGCATGCTGGGGCTCGTGGAAGGCGCTTTCATCCCGGCCGGTATGCGCGCCACGGCCTACTGGTTCCCCGCTCGGGAGCGAGGCTTTGCGGCCGGCACGTTCAACCTGGGCGCTTCGGTCGGGGCCATCATGGCGCCGCCGCTGATCGCATGGTCGATCCTCAAGTACGACTGGGAGACCGCCTTCATCATTGCTGGCGCACTGAGCCTCGGCTGGGCTGGATTGTGGCTGATCTTCTATCGTCATCCAGATGCGCACCCAGCGCTGACGAAGGAGGAGGCGGACTACATCGCGGCGGGGCAGGTGGAGGACCAGACGATTGGAGCGAACGACAGGGTGGCGCAGGCAAAGGATGGCGGCAGGCCGACCATCCGCCATATCCTGTCTCAGCGGAATTTTTGGGGCATTGCGTTGCCGCGCTTCTTCGCCGATCCAGTGTGGGGCACGCTGGTCTACTGGATGCCGCTGTACCTGTATCAGGCACGCGGGTTCGATCTCAAAACCATTGCGCTCACTGCGTGGCTGCCATTTGTGGCCGCGGATTTCGGCTGCATGATGGGCGGCACCATCTCCGCGTATCTGAACAAGCGCTTCGGCGTCGCCATCGTCGACGGCAAGCGCGTTGCATTCTCTCTGGGTGCGGTGCTCATGATCGGCATGGCGGGCGTGGGTTTCGTCAAGGACCCAGCGGTGGCCATCTTCTTGCTGTGCTTGGGCGGATTCGCACACCAGACCCTTTCGATCTCGGTGATCTCTCTGTCGGCAGACCTGTTCCCCAAGCACGAAGTGGCGACTGTTACTGGCATGGCGAGTTTTGTGGCCGGAATCGGCAACCTGAGCTTCACATTGCTGATCGGGGGGCTGGTCAGCAGCATCGGCTACACGCCGTTCTTCGTGGCGCTAGGCTGCGGTGACCTGATAGGCATGGCGCTGCTGTGGACGCTGGTCAGGCATCGCGCGCCGGCACAAAGCCGCAATCTATCTTCGGCGGCAAACGCCTAG
- a CDS encoding alginate lyase family protein has translation MTYALTSLQRAEALAASVPPAVAAQLISQAHTSLARPLHVRDIVHTQGLLPHEGDRDASVLAQQDWQQTLVQALAFRVSNTPAYADKAVAYIAGWLPVYRSSSNPVDEAELVQFLFGLDLMREHLSAELAERVPSFGAQLAEAYLTPARRVGDDSTLLNNWQSHRIKLATAGAYLSGERRWIDAARAAFIDHVRQNVRDDGSTYDFAQRDAMHYVVYNLEPLLMAATMAVAHGQDWYGAPEIRGRLASALNWLAPYARGERQHEEFVHSSVKFDARRAAANVKGYSGLWQRNEAADLYRIASHLDPQFRAVSVGLNASPVARALFPA, from the coding sequence ATGACGTACGCACTGACCTCGTTACAGCGTGCGGAAGCACTGGCGGCTTCCGTACCACCTGCGGTGGCGGCACAACTCATTTCACAGGCGCACACAAGCTTGGCGCGCCCGCTGCATGTGCGCGACATCGTTCACACGCAGGGCCTCCTGCCGCATGAAGGCGACCGCGATGCAAGCGTGCTGGCCCAGCAGGATTGGCAGCAGACGCTGGTGCAGGCGTTGGCGTTTCGCGTATCCAACACCCCCGCTTATGCCGACAAGGCGGTGGCGTACATCGCAGGATGGCTGCCGGTATACCGCTCATCCTCCAACCCGGTCGACGAGGCTGAGCTCGTGCAATTCCTGTTCGGGCTCGATCTGATGCGTGAGCATTTGTCAGCCGAGCTGGCAGAACGCGTCCCTTCCTTTGGTGCGCAACTGGCCGAGGCTTACCTGACGCCCGCGCGGCGCGTGGGCGACGACAGCACACTGCTCAACAACTGGCAGAGCCATCGCATCAAGCTGGCGACCGCCGGGGCCTATCTGAGCGGCGAGAGGCGGTGGATCGACGCTGCGCGGGCGGCCTTCATCGATCACGTGCGGCAGAACGTGCGCGATGACGGCAGCACGTACGATTTCGCCCAGCGTGATGCTATGCATTACGTGGTCTACAACCTCGAGCCGCTGTTGATGGCAGCAACGATGGCGGTTGCGCATGGGCAGGATTGGTACGGCGCCCCGGAGATTCGCGGCCGGCTGGCGAGCGCGCTGAACTGGCTTGCCCCCTATGCGCGGGGTGAGAGGCAGCACGAGGAATTCGTGCACAGCAGCGTCAAGTTCGATGCGCGTCGCGCTGCTGCCAACGTGAAAGGCTACTCCGGCCTATGGCAACGCAACGAGGCAGCGGACCTATACCGCATCGCCTCGCATCTTGATCCACAATTTCGCGCCGTATCGGTTGGGCTGAATGCCTCGCCGGTTGCGCGCGCCTTGTTCCCCGCCTAG